Genomic segment of Verrucomicrobiota bacterium:
GTAGAGTGTGAAGTGGCACTTTGCCTTCATGATACTTTTCAGAACGTGCAATTTCAGACCCACCTAAGCGCCCTGCACAACGAATTTTGATTCCTTGTGCACCAAAGTCCATGGCTGTTTGGACCGCTTTTTTCATGGCACGTTTGAATGAAATGCGTCTTTCCATCTGGAGCGCTACATTTTCTGCTACCAATTGCGCATCAACTTCTGGATTTTTCACCTCAACAACATCAATATAAATTTCTTTATTTCCTGTGAGAGCGGCTATTTCTTCCTTGAGTTTATCAAGTTCAGTCCCCTTGCGGCCAATTACAATACCAGGACGAGCTGTGTAAAGAGTAACACGCAAGCGAGAGGCAGCACGTTCAATAATGATTTTAGGGA
This window contains:
- the rpsC gene encoding 30S ribosomal protein S3, which translates into the protein MGQKTHPFGFRLAIHKDWRSKWYASSKDAPALIEQDYKIRKFLKEKLKSAAIPKIIIERAASRLRVTLYTARPGIVIGRKGTELDKLKEEIAALTGNKEIYIDVVEVKNPEVDAQLVAENVALQMERRISFKRAMKKAVQTAMDFGAQGIKIRCAGRLGGSEIARSEKYHEGKVPLHTLRSDIDYGFAESNTAAGKIGVKVWVCRGLKERKAPVPPKRKPNKDAEPEIVAP